A genomic region of Leptolyngbya sp. NIES-2104 contains the following coding sequences:
- a CDS encoding filamentous hemagglutinin N-terminal domain-containing protein: MKCSYLWLCSLLGSLVVNAPVAAQLIPDSSAGTTVITETTSRDRIDGGIIRGANLFHSFDQFNVLNGRSAYFTNPTGISNIFTRVTGGNLSSIDGTLGVSGAANLFLLNPNGILFGGNARLDVSGSFVASTADQIQFESGVFDATNLTAPLLTISVPLGLQFGSNPGMITNRSTVGLGTPSGSTIALIGGDLAIVGGRIITDGSVELASFTPNSSVNLIPNGTGYRINASSTASFQDIRLTQRALVQSQGNLSLQGRNISLEESSQLQTISTANPGGNLTIQATGIFSLSDTINRRARISTIVPTGATGKGGDITIQAGQVWMQDSADVYTMSEGSGASGAIAVQANRLEMIDRSYLYTEGYSTGRTGDIDISVGDLRLFDGAGIIAYAEGDSPAGNVTIRANQADLIGTATNPYTVIETTSYASSPGRGGDLTVNVAGRLQLLDGGRLQAGSLTARDSGTLTVRAGEIIADHGGFDQTGIKSRMEWGSSGQSAPVIVEAGRILVRDGAEIATATHSVAGSDAGSLTIKTDELTVFGGLNEYGQGGIFTKSTNGTGRGGDIRLEAGSLRLLDGGEVTTDAQDSGNAGNLTVKANTVQIEGIDAVRQLLSALRTSTSAGGNGGNVTIESDRLALLNGGRISASTTGAGQAGNVTLTVNDIALRGQSSTFTSQITASSNTGASSGSIQINSQRLVIADQAQISVSNTSTGKAGAIGINTSDLSLTSNGKLTAEVRDGDSGEIRIVSQRARLDDSMISTSTSGQGNGGLITLTARESLQLSNLAQLSSQTSDRGNAGNIQIQSPTIELQSAAAVTTATTGTGNAGTLNIQSEILSLRDLAQFSTASSAAGKAGNITVQSGAIALYNNAQISSRSTSSGEGGTIRVTGRSLDLSTESDITSATSAGNGGNLSFSLSELLLLRDRSHLNAEAGGSGDGGNIAIQAPFIIGLGNSDIIANANMGRGGNISITTQSLLGLQFRSQLTPDNDITASSQFGMNGSVQIELLAISPAQGLTEFALDILDPSQRLAQSCVSNQGSRFIITGRGGVPANPTEQVRSDRTWVDLRDFSGQGRTIAAATAVAPALIEATAWQRNPQTGKVELIADYPSVSTNPAASCAP; this comes from the coding sequence ATGAAGTGTTCTTACCTGTGGTTATGCAGCTTACTTGGAAGTCTTGTAGTAAATGCTCCGGTTGCTGCTCAACTGATTCCAGATAGCAGCGCTGGCACGACCGTCATCACAGAGACCACGAGCCGAGATCGCATCGACGGCGGCATTATTCGTGGAGCGAACTTGTTTCATAGTTTTGACCAGTTCAATGTTCTGAACGGTCGCAGCGCCTATTTTACCAATCCTACAGGCATCAGCAATATTTTTACCCGCGTTACTGGAGGCAATCTCAGCAGCATTGATGGAACACTAGGGGTTTCAGGAGCAGCAAATTTATTTTTGCTCAATCCAAATGGCATTCTGTTCGGTGGCAATGCAAGACTTGATGTCTCCGGATCATTTGTAGCAAGTACTGCTGATCAAATTCAGTTTGAGAGTGGCGTATTTGATGCGACGAATCTCACTGCTCCTCTGCTAACGATTAGTGTTCCGCTCGGACTTCAGTTCGGGAGTAACCCTGGTATGATTACTAACCGATCTACCGTAGGCTTAGGCACACCGAGCGGAAGCACGATCGCACTGATTGGAGGAGATTTAGCGATCGTAGGGGGTCGCATTATCACTGATGGATCTGTGGAGCTTGCGAGTTTCACACCTAACAGTAGCGTCAACCTCATTCCGAATGGAACTGGATATCGTATCAACGCCAGTTCCACTGCTAGCTTTCAAGATATTCGCCTGACTCAAAGGGCGCTTGTTCAATCTCAGGGCAATTTGTCGCTACAAGGGCGCAATATTAGTCTAGAAGAATCTTCTCAACTGCAAACGATCTCAACTGCAAATCCGGGTGGAAATCTTACCATTCAAGCCACAGGTATCTTTAGTCTCAGTGATACTATCAACCGAAGGGCTAGAATTTCGACGATAGTCCCAACTGGAGCAACTGGAAAAGGCGGCGATATTACGATTCAGGCGGGGCAGGTCTGGATGCAAGATTCTGCTGATGTCTATACGATGAGCGAAGGATCGGGGGCAAGTGGCGCGATCGCAGTTCAAGCCAACCGCCTAGAAATGATCGATCGCAGTTACCTCTACACCGAGGGCTATAGTACAGGACGCACAGGTGATATTGATATTTCGGTCGGCGATTTGCGACTCTTTGATGGTGCGGGCATCATTGCCTATGCTGAGGGTGATTCTCCCGCAGGCAACGTCACCATTCGTGCCAATCAAGCCGATTTGATTGGTACAGCAACCAATCCATACACCGTGATTGAAACAACCTCATACGCTAGCAGTCCTGGTCGCGGTGGTGATCTGACAGTCAATGTTGCAGGTCGCCTACAATTGCTCGATGGCGGCAGACTGCAAGCGGGATCACTCACAGCTAGAGATTCTGGAACTTTAACCGTTAGAGCTGGAGAAATCATTGCAGATCACGGTGGCTTCGACCAAACAGGGATCAAATCCCGAATGGAATGGGGTTCCTCTGGACAAAGTGCGCCTGTGATTGTGGAAGCGGGTCGAATTCTGGTGCGGGATGGGGCTGAAATTGCGACCGCAACTCATTCAGTAGCTGGCTCAGATGCAGGAAGTTTAACGATCAAAACAGATGAACTCACCGTTTTTGGAGGACTGAATGAATACGGTCAAGGTGGGATTTTCACAAAATCTACGAACGGTACTGGTCGAGGCGGCGACATTCGGTTAGAGGCGGGGAGTTTACGGCTGCTCGACGGTGGAGAAGTGACAACCGATGCTCAAGATAGCGGCAATGCAGGCAATCTCACCGTCAAAGCAAATACCGTTCAGATTGAGGGCATTGATGCAGTCCGTCAACTTCTAAGCGCACTACGCACGAGTACCAGTGCGGGCGGAAACGGAGGAAATGTGACGATCGAGAGCGATCGCTTAGCCTTACTCAACGGTGGACGCATTTCTGCCTCAACGACTGGCGCTGGACAGGCAGGAAATGTAACATTAACCGTCAATGACATCGCGCTACGTGGACAGTCTTCTACATTCACCAGTCAAATTACTGCCTCATCGAATACGGGTGCAAGTTCTGGATCAATTCAAATCAATAGTCAACGACTGGTGATCGCAGATCAAGCCCAAATCTCAGTAAGCAATACCAGTACTGGAAAAGCTGGAGCGATCGGAATTAATACAAGTGATTTAAGCTTGACTAGTAACGGTAAGCTTACGGCTGAGGTCAGAGACGGCGACTCTGGCGAGATTCGCATTGTCAGCCAAAGAGCGCGACTTGATGACAGCATGATCTCTACCAGTACTTCAGGACAGGGAAATGGCGGACTTATTACTTTAACAGCTAGAGAAAGCTTACAGCTCTCAAATCTGGCTCAATTGTCATCTCAAACAAGCGATCGCGGCAATGCAGGCAATATTCAAATTCAGTCTCCAACGATCGAGTTACAGTCGGCTGCGGCAGTCACAACCGCAACAACAGGAACAGGCAATGCAGGAACACTGAATATTCAATCCGAAATCTTGAGTCTCCGAGATCTGGCACAGTTCTCCACAGCAAGTAGCGCAGCAGGCAAAGCTGGAAATATCACGGTGCAGTCGGGCGCGATCGCACTTTACAACAATGCCCAAATCAGTAGTCGCAGTACAAGCAGTGGAGAGGGTGGAACGATTAGAGTGACTGGGCGATCGCTTGACCTATCGACAGAATCTGATATTACTAGTGCCACATCCGCCGGAAATGGCGGGAATCTTAGCTTCAGTCTTTCTGAACTTCTGCTACTGCGCGATCGTAGTCATTTAAATGCCGAAGCGGGCGGGAGTGGCGATGGAGGAAATATCGCCATTCAAGCTCCATTTATCATTGGGTTAGGTAACAGTGACATTATTGCGAATGCCAATATGGGACGAGGTGGCAACATTAGCATTACGACGCAAAGCCTCCTCGGATTGCAGTTTCGTTCGCAACTGACTCCTGACAATGACATCACAGCTAGCTCACAGTTTGGAATGAATGGATCAGTTCAGATCGAACTGTTAGCGATCAGTCCTGCCCAAGGCTTAACGGAATTTGCACTAGATATTCTTGATCCCAGTCAGCGATTAGCTCAGTCTTGTGTGTCTAATCAAGGCAGTCGTTTTATCATCACCGGGCGGGGCGGTGTTCCTGCCAACCCAACTGAGCAGGTTAGATCAGATCGTACCTGGGTCGATTTGCGCGATTTTTCGGGTCAGGGAAGAACAATAGCTGCGGCGACTGCTGTTGCTCCTGCTTTGATAGAAGCAACCGCTTGGCAGCGTAATCCACAGACAGGCAAGGTGGAATTAATTGCAGACTATCCCTCCGTTTCAACAAATCCTGCTGCAAGCTGTGCGCCGTGA